Proteins encoded in a region of the Elizabethkingia bruuniana genome:
- a CDS encoding DNA-3-methyladenine glycosylase I: MEKIRCAWCGTDELYQKYHDEEWGRLATDDATMFEFMILESFQAGLSWITILRKRESFRKAFDNFDYKKIAKYDEKKIDELLQDTGIVRNRLKVLAAISNAKLFMELQKEFGSFYNYISTYTNGERIINNWKHHTEAPATTPLSDAISKDLKKRGFKFLGSTVIYSHLQATGVVDDHIESCFVRNN; encoded by the coding sequence ATGGAAAAAATAAGATGTGCATGGTGCGGAACTGATGAGTTGTACCAGAAATATCATGATGAAGAATGGGGGAGACTGGCAACGGATGATGCTACTATGTTCGAGTTTATGATACTTGAGAGTTTTCAGGCAGGATTGAGCTGGATTACCATTCTCCGTAAGAGAGAAAGCTTTAGAAAAGCATTTGACAATTTTGATTATAAGAAGATCGCTAAATATGATGAGAAAAAAATTGATGAATTACTTCAGGATACAGGAATTGTAAGAAACAGGCTCAAAGTATTAGCAGCTATAAGCAATGCAAAACTATTTATGGAACTTCAGAAAGAATTCGGAAGTTTCTATAACTATATCTCGACTTACACCAATGGTGAAAGAATTATAAACAATTGGAAACATCACACAGAAGCACCTGCTACAACACCTTTATCGGATGCTATAAGTAAAGATTTGAAAAAAAGAGGATTCAAATTTTTGGGATCAACAGTAATTTATTCTCATCTGCAGGCAACCGGAGTTGTAGATGATCATATAGAAAGTTGCTTTGTAAGGAATAATTAA
- a CDS encoding CBS domain-containing protein, with translation MKQRVPVSQIMSKELITLNPKQSLYEAEKLFKKNNIRHIPVVENLKLLGMLSYSDLLKISYADVDDSDEAEDTSVSTVVYDMFSIPQIMTKAPLTVNTETTIKEVVEILAQQSFHSIPVVDHDEIKGIVTTTDILNYLLEQY, from the coding sequence ATGAAACAAAGAGTTCCCGTATCCCAAATTATGTCCAAAGAGCTCATTACTCTTAATCCAAAACAGTCGTTATATGAAGCTGAAAAACTATTCAAAAAGAATAATATCAGGCATATTCCCGTTGTTGAAAACCTAAAATTATTAGGCATGCTCAGTTATTCTGATTTATTAAAGATAAGTTATGCAGATGTGGATGACTCGGATGAAGCAGAAGACACTTCTGTTTCCACAGTTGTTTACGATATGTTTAGTATTCCGCAGATTATGACCAAAGCTCCTTTGACGGTAAACACAGAGACTACAATTAAAGAAGTGGTTGAAATTTTAGCCCAGCAAAGCTTTCATTCAATTCCTGTAGTAGATCATGACGAAATAAAAGGAATTGTAACCACCACTGATATATTAAATTACTTATTAGAGCAATACTAA
- a CDS encoding tetratricopeptide repeat protein: MKKILLSAALVSVSLAFAQKKEIQNAVKAADGGNAAEALSQISAADSALQGKMYLLEPSVQEQYYYAKGIALIKSGKTSEGAAVLAKISDLKTNKIFAGKDNNKNKVYFVGKAEADKDGAGLQLKEETYSPTLAGNVGAAVNPLLQKVSGEAQKEYDAKNYPVAAEKFLQVNDLLKAAGQPDDIYKYYAAISYALGNKKAESIALYQDLINSGYTGIKTTYSALNKKTNQRENLDKSSFELVKKSPDYGDFKTETSKSVEEELYETAVALMLDDNKNTEAVALIEKGLAKFPNNAKMNDLKLSAYSRTGDSSKLEQTIKEAVAKNPGDKLNWSNLGVIQSNNPATVADAEASFKKALEIDPNYVPALQGLVFNLYLNGKADAKIVDAYNVARKAGKIDEANKIIAERKVRFSKALPYLEKLNTLTPNEADVVDTLRTVYNSLGKQDKAKELKGGK; the protein is encoded by the coding sequence ATGAAAAAAATCCTTTTGAGTGCAGCATTAGTATCAGTTTCACTGGCTTTTGCACAGAAAAAAGAAATTCAGAACGCTGTAAAAGCAGCAGACGGAGGTAATGCTGCTGAAGCTTTATCTCAGATTTCGGCTGCGGATAGTGCTTTACAGGGAAAAATGTATTTGTTGGAGCCTTCTGTACAAGAGCAATACTATTATGCAAAAGGTATAGCTTTAATAAAGTCTGGCAAAACATCTGAAGGTGCAGCAGTTCTAGCTAAAATTTCTGATCTTAAGACAAATAAAATATTTGCTGGTAAAGACAACAATAAAAATAAAGTTTATTTCGTAGGTAAAGCAGAAGCTGATAAGGACGGAGCTGGATTACAGTTGAAAGAAGAAACATATTCTCCTACATTAGCAGGAAACGTTGGTGCAGCTGTAAACCCTTTATTACAAAAAGTAAGTGGTGAAGCACAGAAAGAATATGACGCTAAAAACTACCCGGTTGCAGCTGAAAAATTCCTTCAGGTAAACGATCTACTTAAAGCAGCAGGCCAGCCGGATGATATTTACAAATACTATGCGGCAATCAGCTATGCTTTAGGAAACAAAAAAGCAGAATCTATTGCTCTATATCAGGATCTTATCAATTCAGGATATACAGGTATCAAAACAACTTATTCGGCACTTAACAAGAAAACTAACCAGAGAGAAAATCTGGATAAGTCTTCTTTTGAATTAGTGAAAAAATCTCCTGATTATGGTGATTTTAAAACTGAAACATCTAAAAGTGTTGAAGAAGAATTATATGAAACAGCTGTAGCTTTAATGTTAGATGATAATAAGAATACTGAAGCAGTAGCTCTTATTGAAAAAGGTCTTGCTAAGTTCCCGAACAATGCTAAGATGAACGATCTTAAATTGTCGGCTTATTCAAGAACCGGTGATAGCTCCAAGCTTGAACAAACAATTAAAGAAGCGGTTGCTAAAAACCCAGGTGATAAATTAAATTGGTCTAACCTTGGTGTTATCCAGTCTAACAATCCTGCGACTGTAGCAGATGCTGAAGCTTCATTTAAAAAAGCTTTAGAAATTGACCCTAACTATGTACCTGCATTACAAGGGTTAGTATTCAACCTTTACTTAAACGGTAAAGCTGATGCTAAAATTGTAGATGCTTACAATGTTGCAAGAAAAGCTGGTAAAATTGATGAAGCGAACAAGATTATTGCTGAAAGAAAAGTAAGATTTTCCAAAGCTTTACCATACTTAGAGAAACTAAATACTCTAACGCCTAACGAAGCGGATGTTGTAGATACTCTTAGAACTGTTTATAACAGTTTAGGTAAGCAAGATAAAGCTAAAGAACTAAAAGGAGGTAAATAA
- a CDS encoding metal-dependent transcriptional regulator, with translation MNSLTKENYLKALFHLANSENEISVKDLSDNLGIRMPSVNSMMKKFSTEGWVIYESYKPLILTEKGRRKAALIVRKHRLTEMFLVEKMGFGWEEVHDIAEEIEHIQSPVFFDKIDEILNFPKTDPHGSPIPDKEGNIIKNNYFKLSECKIGESVEFVGLTASSDDFLRFLNNKKLPLGTYITILENEPFDGSKRVKYDDQEESFSQVVLEKILVKKQ, from the coding sequence ATGAATTCTCTGACTAAAGAAAATTACCTGAAAGCCTTATTTCATTTAGCCAACAGCGAAAATGAAATATCAGTAAAAGACCTTAGCGATAATCTGGGGATACGTATGCCCAGTGTAAATAGTATGATGAAGAAATTTTCAACAGAAGGCTGGGTCATCTATGAAAGCTATAAACCACTTATTCTCACTGAAAAAGGAAGGCGAAAAGCAGCTTTAATTGTAAGGAAACATCGTCTTACAGAAATGTTTCTGGTAGAAAAAATGGGATTCGGATGGGAAGAAGTGCACGACATTGCTGAGGAAATAGAACATATCCAGTCACCTGTTTTCTTTGATAAAATCGATGAAATTCTGAACTTTCCAAAAACAGATCCTCATGGCTCTCCTATTCCCGACAAGGAAGGAAACATTATTAAAAACAACTATTTCAAACTTAGTGAATGTAAGATTGGTGAATCTGTAGAATTTGTAGGACTAACAGCTTCTTCAGATGATTTTTTACGATTCCTGAATAACAAGAAATTGCCTTTGGGTACTTATATTACTATTCTGGAAAATGAACCTTTCGATGGCAGCAAGCGTGTAAAGTACGACGATCAGGAAGAAAGCTTCAGTCAGGTTGTTTTGGAAAAAATACTGGTTAAAAAGCAGTAA
- a CDS encoding nucleoside phosphorylase, with protein sequence MMNKLAASELVLNEDGSVYHLNLLPEDIAEKIILVGDPDRVPKVSQYFDKVEIKKNKREFYTHTGTLRGERITVMSTGIGTENIDIVMNELDALVNIDLKEKEFKKEHSPLELFRLGTCGSVNPDVEVDNMLVTENVVGLDGLLHFYQDYQFENEFSKNFLEKFPYQNIKPLLYFSDWAKESAHYYQDAKYIGNTATFPGFYAPQGRQLRLKALDDQFLETLNDLGVTNFEMETSAIYGLSKLLGHKAITVNCVIANRRRGEFSADHHASEKMTIQWVLDRIIK encoded by the coding sequence ATGATGAATAAACTAGCAGCATCCGAGTTGGTGCTTAATGAGGACGGAAGCGTATACCACTTGAATCTTCTTCCTGAAGATATCGCTGAAAAAATTATACTGGTTGGAGATCCGGACAGGGTTCCTAAAGTATCTCAATATTTTGACAAGGTTGAAATCAAAAAAAATAAGCGTGAGTTTTATACCCACACCGGAACACTGAGAGGTGAAAGAATTACGGTAATGTCTACAGGTATTGGTACTGAGAATATAGACATTGTAATGAATGAACTGGATGCTCTGGTAAATATAGACCTAAAAGAAAAGGAATTTAAAAAAGAACACAGCCCTTTAGAATTATTCCGTCTGGGGACTTGTGGCAGCGTAAATCCAGATGTAGAAGTAGACAACATGTTGGTAACAGAAAATGTTGTAGGATTAGATGGTCTTCTTCATTTTTATCAGGACTATCAGTTTGAAAATGAGTTTTCAAAAAACTTTTTAGAAAAATTCCCTTATCAAAATATCAAGCCATTACTTTATTTCTCTGATTGGGCTAAAGAAAGTGCGCACTACTATCAGGATGCTAAATATATTGGCAATACAGCCACTTTCCCGGGATTCTATGCACCTCAGGGAAGACAGTTAAGACTGAAAGCTCTGGACGACCAGTTCTTGGAAACTCTTAATGATCTTGGTGTAACCAATTTCGAAATGGAAACATCAGCTATTTACGGATTATCCAAATTATTAGGCCATAAGGCTATTACTGTTAACTGCGTTATTGCTAACAGACGCCGTGGAGAATTCTCTGCTGACCACCATGCATCTGAAAAGATGACAATTCAGTGGGTATTGGACAGAATTATTAAGTAA
- a CDS encoding polysaccharide deacetylase family protein — protein MQIFQTNSPTRWKRFKWASRILVFILILSGIILFIAFRKAFIPSIPNLNTSGKISQDVLLSKTTANESKSIRKYQGFREYIKKHQKKGLKVHNSKLKAATIDYNMAAPIRAAYYVAWDAQSYFSLRRSINKLNMIIPEWFFIHPDGKLQLDIDKRGFNLIKASKVKVLPMLSNNYKGNFDPRGIHILLTDQKKQDQFIKDLLHYVKANDFSGINIDLENLSEPTNEPLINFQKNLYNAFHKEGLLVTQDVMPFNEDYNYDQLNRYNDYIFLMAYDEFSNDTKPGPVSSQKWIEAAVDQVAKNIPSEKIVLGLAGYGYDWKAGAKTATDVTYQEALSTARETNSKVVFDKDTYNLRYDYKDQQGSLHHVEFTDAVTNFNTLRFAAEYGLGGTALWRLGSEDNRLWSFYKRDISKKGMQDFDFNKLQHVASSSDVDYMGEGEILDVASRPDTGLIRPVVDKEHMLITDEQYVKLPSMFVVKKWGKPKDNEKVMVLTFDDGPDPEYTPKILDILSKYKVPATFFILGIQAEQNIPLVKRIYREGHEIGNHTFTHPNMAEVSPQRSKMEMDATRLLIESITGHSTILFRAPFNADSEPETLQEIIPVADSRERNYLTVGESIDPEDWQAGEIKGFNADTIVNRVIRSQGNGNIILLHDAGGPREATIQALPRIIEYFQKKGYKFTTVANLLGMKKDQVMPPVPKTKGYYIFQVTSAIAIGGYYLGYLFFAMFIVFMVLGALRFIWLMVYSYRSYQKEKHQIKVVLTEFPQVDIIVPAYNEEVNIVKSLKNLLKCDYPNFHIIFIDDGSKDETFSKAFEAFNGHTNITLLSKANGGKASALNYGIDRSTSDYVVCIDADTQLMPNAVRLMMENMYRNADKNVGAVAGNVKVGNEINLITQWQSTEYIGSQNFDRRAFEAFNAITVVPGAIGLFKKQAIEEVGGFSIDTLAEDCDLTIKILRKGYFVSNETEAIAYTEAPEKLKQFMKQRFRWTFGVLQTFWKNKDAFFNPKFKGLGMIALPDMLVFKYIIPFFSPLADLLMVIGLFTGSAEKIGIYYLLFLIIDALALGFALVMEKASFMKIIWLIPQRIIYRWLMLIVLFKSLRKALKGELQSWGVLKRTGNVKDITETV, from the coding sequence ATGCAAATTTTTCAGACCAACAGTCCTACACGATGGAAACGGTTCAAATGGGCTTCCCGTATTCTCGTGTTTATCTTAATCCTTTCAGGGATTATATTGTTTATCGCTTTCAGAAAAGCCTTTATACCCAGCATTCCGAATCTGAATACGTCTGGTAAAATCTCTCAGGATGTACTTTTAAGTAAAACAACTGCGAATGAAAGTAAAAGTATTCGTAAATATCAGGGATTCAGAGAATATATCAAAAAGCATCAGAAAAAGGGACTAAAAGTTCACAACTCTAAATTAAAGGCTGCAACCATAGACTATAATATGGCTGCACCTATTCGTGCGGCTTATTATGTTGCTTGGGATGCACAGTCTTATTTTTCCCTCAGAAGAAGTATCAACAAGCTAAACATGATTATTCCGGAATGGTTTTTTATTCATCCTGACGGAAAATTACAGTTGGATATAGACAAACGAGGCTTCAACCTTATAAAGGCATCTAAAGTTAAGGTTTTACCGATGCTTTCAAATAATTACAAAGGTAATTTCGATCCGAGAGGAATTCATATTCTTCTGACCGATCAGAAGAAGCAGGACCAATTCATTAAAGATCTTTTGCATTATGTAAAAGCCAATGATTTTAGCGGTATTAATATAGACCTGGAGAATTTATCAGAGCCTACGAATGAGCCGCTGATTAATTTTCAGAAAAATTTATATAATGCATTTCATAAAGAAGGCTTGCTGGTAACTCAGGATGTAATGCCGTTCAATGAAGATTATAATTATGATCAGCTTAACCGCTACAACGATTATATTTTTCTGATGGCTTATGATGAGTTTAGTAATGATACCAAACCTGGCCCGGTTTCCAGTCAGAAATGGATAGAAGCTGCGGTAGATCAGGTGGCTAAAAATATTCCTTCAGAAAAAATTGTATTAGGACTAGCCGGCTACGGTTACGACTGGAAGGCTGGAGCTAAAACTGCAACAGATGTTACTTATCAGGAAGCTTTGTCTACAGCACGGGAAACAAACTCGAAAGTTGTATTCGATAAGGATACTTATAACCTGCGTTATGATTATAAAGATCAGCAGGGGAGTTTACATCATGTAGAATTCACCGATGCTGTAACCAATTTCAATACACTAAGGTTTGCTGCGGAGTATGGGCTTGGAGGAACAGCGTTATGGAGATTGGGAAGTGAAGATAACAGATTGTGGAGTTTTTATAAAAGAGATATCAGCAAAAAAGGAATGCAGGATTTCGATTTTAACAAACTTCAGCATGTTGCCAGCAGCTCGGATGTAGATTATATGGGAGAAGGTGAAATCTTGGATGTGGCTTCCCGCCCGGATACAGGACTTATAAGACCAGTTGTAGATAAAGAACATATGCTGATCACGGATGAGCAATATGTAAAGTTACCATCTATGTTTGTGGTGAAAAAATGGGGTAAACCGAAAGATAATGAAAAGGTAATGGTTCTTACTTTTGATGATGGACCGGATCCCGAATATACACCGAAGATTTTGGATATTTTGTCTAAATATAAAGTTCCGGCAACGTTCTTTATATTAGGTATTCAGGCGGAGCAGAATATACCTTTGGTAAAGCGTATTTACCGTGAAGGACATGAAATAGGCAACCATACTTTCACACACCCGAATATGGCGGAGGTAAGCCCCCAGCGGAGTAAAATGGAAATGGATGCCACCCGTTTGCTGATAGAAAGTATTACCGGGCATAGTACAATTTTGTTCCGGGCGCCTTTCAATGCAGATAGTGAACCCGAAACATTGCAGGAAATAATTCCTGTGGCAGACAGTAGAGAGCGTAACTATCTTACTGTAGGGGAAAGTATAGACCCGGAAGACTGGCAGGCAGGAGAAATAAAAGGTTTTAATGCGGATACTATTGTCAACAGAGTCATCAGAAGCCAGGGAAACGGTAATATTATTTTGTTACATGATGCCGGTGGCCCAAGAGAAGCTACAATACAGGCTTTACCAAGAATAATAGAGTATTTCCAGAAAAAAGGCTATAAATTTACTACAGTAGCCAACCTTCTTGGGATGAAGAAAGATCAGGTAATGCCGCCAGTGCCAAAAACTAAGGGCTATTATATCTTCCAGGTTACAAGTGCTATTGCTATAGGCGGATATTATCTGGGATATCTGTTCTTTGCCATGTTTATTGTTTTCATGGTGCTGGGAGCACTTCGTTTTATATGGCTGATGGTATATTCTTACAGGTCATATCAAAAGGAAAAGCATCAGATTAAAGTTGTATTAACCGAGTTTCCACAGGTCGATATTATTGTACCGGCATATAATGAAGAAGTCAATATTGTAAAATCGCTTAAAAATTTATTGAAATGTGATTATCCTAATTTCCATATCATTTTTATTGATGACGGAAGTAAAGATGAAACCTTTAGTAAAGCATTTGAAGCCTTTAATGGGCATACCAATATAACTTTATTGAGTAAAGCAAACGGAGGTAAAGCTTCTGCACTTAACTATGGTATCGACCGTTCGACGTCGGACTATGTAGTATGTATAGATGCAGATACCCAGCTGATGCCTAATGCGGTGCGTCTGATGATGGAAAACATGTACCGTAATGCTGATAAAAATGTGGGTGCTGTTGCTGGTAATGTAAAGGTTGGAAATGAGATCAATCTAATTACTCAATGGCAATCTACGGAATATATAGGCAGCCAGAATTTTGACAGAAGAGCATTCGAAGCATTCAATGCAATTACTGTAGTTCCGGGCGCAATAGGATTGTTTAAAAAACAAGCAATTGAAGAAGTTGGTGGATTCAGTATTGATACACTGGCTGAAGACTGTGATCTTACCATAAAGATTTTACGTAAAGGATATTTTGTAAGCAACGAAACGGAAGCAATTGCCTATACCGAAGCTCCTGAAAAGCTGAAACAGTTTATGAAACAACGTTTCCGTTGGACATTTGGGGTATTACAAACTTTCTGGAAGAATAAAGATGCTTTCTTTAATCCGAAGTTTAAAGGCTTAGGAATGATAGCGTTACCGGATATGTTGGTCTTCAAATATATTATACCTTTCTTTTCTCCTTTGGCAGATCTGTTGATGGTGATAGGATTGTTCACAGGAAGTGCAGAAAAAATAGGGATTTATTACTTATTATTCCTTATTATTGATGCCCTGGCTTTAGGCTTTGCCCTTGTTATGGAGAAAGCAAGCTTTATGAAGATTATATGGCTGATTCCACAGCGTATTATTTATCGTTGGTTAATGCTAATTGTATTATTCAAATCGCTGAGAAAAGCACTGAAAGGAGAGCTACAAAGCTGGGGAGTATTGAAGAGAACAGGTAACGTAAAAGATATTACTGAAACAGTATAG
- a CDS encoding threonine aldolase family protein: MNRFSFKNDYAEGCHANILKALVETNREQQIGYGGDQYSAMARDMINERFNSPEADIYFVSGGTQANLLTISSILRPHQSVISAESGHIFTNEAGAIEATGHKVHAARSEDGKLSPEACREVLDTVTNQPHVVKPKMLYISNTTELGTHYTLEELEALSGFCKENNLYLFVDGARLGHALTVEGTDVTPEDIARLADVFYLGGTKNGALIGEAIVIVNPELKEDFGFHVKQKGALLAKGRLIGIQFMELMKDNLYFDLARSANQKAMKIKAAFEAYHCSFLTDSYSNQLFPIIPNSWIEKLAEEFDFYVWKKIDEERSAIRLITSWATPEAEVDSFIASLKRLA, from the coding sequence ATGAACAGATTTAGTTTTAAAAATGATTATGCAGAAGGATGTCATGCAAATATTCTGAAAGCATTGGTTGAGACCAACAGAGAACAACAAATTGGTTATGGTGGTGATCAGTATTCTGCCATGGCAAGAGATATGATTAACGAAAGGTTTAATAGTCCGGAAGCAGATATTTATTTTGTTTCCGGAGGTACACAGGCAAACCTTCTTACGATTTCTTCAATACTAAGGCCGCACCAGTCTGTTATTTCTGCAGAGTCCGGACATATATTTACTAACGAAGCAGGAGCTATAGAGGCTACGGGACATAAGGTTCATGCAGCACGATCTGAAGATGGGAAACTTTCTCCGGAAGCTTGTAGAGAAGTTCTGGATACGGTAACCAATCAGCCACATGTTGTAAAGCCTAAGATGTTGTATATTTCGAATACGACAGAATTAGGAACACATTATACTCTTGAAGAGCTGGAAGCTTTGTCTGGATTTTGTAAAGAGAATAATCTATACTTATTTGTAGACGGAGCTCGTCTTGGCCATGCACTGACTGTAGAAGGTACTGATGTAACTCCGGAAGATATAGCACGTTTGGCAGATGTGTTTTATCTGGGCGGAACCAAAAACGGAGCGTTAATAGGAGAGGCTATTGTTATTGTAAATCCGGAATTGAAGGAAGATTTCGGATTTCATGTAAAGCAGAAAGGAGCTTTACTAGCTAAAGGAAGACTAATTGGTATTCAGTTTATGGAACTGATGAAAGATAACCTTTATTTTGACCTTGCAAGATCCGCTAATCAGAAAGCAATGAAAATAAAAGCTGCATTTGAAGCTTATCATTGTAGTTTCCTTACGGATTCATACAGCAATCAGTTATTTCCGATTATTCCAAATTCATGGATTGAAAAGCTTGCTGAAGAGTTTGATTTTTATGTCTGGAAGAAAATAGACGAAGAAAGATCAGCAATAAGGCTTATAACTTCATGGGCAACACCGGAAGCAGAAGTGGATAGTTTTATAGCATCATTAAAGCGTTTAGCATAA
- the gyrA gene encoding DNA gyrase subunit A yields MNTEGEKLIPINIVDEMKSSYIDYSMSVIVSRALPDVRDGLKPVHRRVLYGMYGLGVFSNRKYLKSARIVGDVLGKYHPHGDSSVYDAMVRMAQPWSLRYPLVDGQGNYGSMDGDPPAAMRYTEARLKKISDEILSDLDKETVDFQNNFDDSLQEPKVLPTRVPALLVNGTSGIAVGMATNMAPHNLTESINAICAYIDNKEITIDELMQHIIAPDFPTGGIIYGYDGVRDAFHTGRGRIVLRAKVSFEQIGNRDAIIVSEIPYQVNKAEMIARTAELVKEEKIPGIYEIRDESDRKGLRIVYELKMDAIPNVVLNLLYKYTSLQTSFSVNNIALVAGRPQQLNLKEIIHHFVEHRHEVIIRRTEYELKKAKERAHILEGFMKVIGTQDALDKAISIIRHSANPQEAKTGLIEEFELSDIQSQAILDLRLARLTGMELDKIREEYEEIMNLIKRLEDILATPALQYEIIKNELIEIRDKYGDERRTEIDYAGGEMNIEDFIPNEQVVLTISHAGYIKRTPVNEYKVQSRGGVGNRGATTRDADFLEYIVAATNHQYMLFFTEKGKCYWLRVFEIPEGSKTAKGRAIQNLINIEPDDKIKAYLRTDDLKNTEYVEKMSVVMITKNGTIKKTSLEAYSRPRVNGINAIEIREDDQLLGARLTDGTSEIMIATKNGKCIRFPEEKVRSVGRTSIGVKGITMEDSDEVIGMIAISDKENETVLVVSENGYGKRTAVEDYRITNRGGKGVITLNITDKTGQLIAINNVTNEHDLMIINKSGVAIRMSVEEMRVMGRNTQGVRLINLKGNDAIAAIAKIEVDKSVEDEEELEEGDENTVIPNASDDAATGELFKEDGTENIEE; encoded by the coding sequence ATGAATACAGAAGGAGAAAAGCTAATTCCTATCAACATTGTTGATGAAATGAAATCCTCTTACATCGATTATTCGATGTCGGTTATCGTGTCCAGAGCGTTACCGGACGTAAGAGATGGTCTGAAACCTGTACACAGAAGAGTACTTTATGGTATGTACGGTTTAGGCGTTTTTTCTAACAGAAAATACTTAAAGTCTGCCAGAATTGTTGGAGATGTATTAGGTAAGTACCACCCGCATGGCGATAGCTCGGTTTACGATGCTATGGTGCGTATGGCACAGCCATGGTCTCTACGCTATCCATTGGTAGATGGGCAGGGTAACTACGGTTCCATGGACGGTGACCCGCCTGCAGCAATGCGTTATACCGAAGCAAGACTTAAAAAGATTTCAGATGAGATACTTTCTGATCTTGATAAGGAAACAGTTGACTTTCAGAATAACTTCGACGACTCTTTACAGGAACCAAAAGTGCTTCCTACAAGAGTGCCAGCTCTTCTGGTGAACGGTACTTCAGGTATTGCAGTAGGTATGGCTACCAATATGGCGCCACACAACCTTACAGAATCTATAAACGCAATCTGCGCTTATATTGATAATAAAGAGATAACGATAGATGAACTGATGCAGCATATTATTGCACCAGACTTCCCAACCGGAGGTATTATCTATGGTTACGATGGTGTAAGAGATGCTTTCCATACAGGAAGAGGAAGAATTGTTCTTCGTGCTAAAGTAAGCTTTGAACAAATCGGTAACCGTGATGCAATTATTGTATCCGAAATTCCGTATCAGGTAAACAAAGCTGAAATGATTGCCAGAACTGCGGAACTGGTAAAAGAAGAAAAAATTCCGGGAATCTATGAGATTCGTGATGAATCCGACAGAAAAGGTCTTCGTATTGTATACGAACTGAAAATGGATGCTATCCCGAATGTTGTACTAAACCTTCTTTACAAATATACATCGCTTCAGACTTCTTTTAGTGTTAATAATATTGCATTGGTGGCAGGCCGCCCGCAACAGCTGAACCTGAAGGAAATTATTCACCATTTCGTAGAGCACCGTCACGAGGTAATTATCCGCAGAACGGAGTACGAACTGAAGAAAGCAAAAGAAAGAGCACATATCCTTGAAGGTTTCATGAAGGTTATCGGAACTCAGGATGCTTTAGATAAAGCTATTTCTATCATCCGTCATTCTGCAAACCCTCAGGAAGCAAAAACAGGTTTAATTGAAGAGTTCGAACTTTCTGATATTCAATCACAAGCGATACTTGATCTAAGGTTGGCAAGACTAACCGGAATGGAGCTGGATAAGATCCGTGAAGAGTATGAAGAAATTATGAACTTAATCAAGCGTTTGGAAGATATTCTTGCAACTCCGGCTTTACAATATGAGATCATTAAAAATGAATTAATCGAGATCAGAGATAAATACGGTGACGAAAGAAGAACCGAGATTGACTATGCTGGTGGAGAAATGAATATTGAAGATTTCATCCCGAACGAGCAGGTTGTTCTTACTATTTCTCACGCTGGTTATATTAAGAGAACACCGGTAAACGAATATAAAGTTCAGTCCAGAGGAGGTGTTGGTAATCGTGGTGCAACGACCAGAGATGCCGACTTCCTTGAATATATTGTGGCTGCTACAAACCACCAGTATATGTTGTTCTTTACTGAAAAGGGTAAATGTTACTGGTTAAGAGTATTCGAAATTCCGGAAGGATCTAAAACGGCTAAGGGAAGAGCAATTCAGAACCTTATCAATATAGAACCGGATGATAAGATTAAAGCTTATCTAAGAACGGATGATCTTAAAAATACTGAGTATGTAGAGAAGATGAGCGTTGTGATGATTACCAAAAACGGAACCATTAAGAAAACTTCATTGGAAGCATATTCCAGACCTCGTGTAAATGGTATTAACGCAATTGAAATCCGTGAAGACGACCAGTTACTAGGAGCGAGATTAACAGACGGAACCTCCGAAATTATGATTGCTACTAAAAATGGTAAGTGTATCCGTTTCCCTGAAGAAAAAGTAAGATCAGTAGGTCGTACTTCTATCGGGGTGAAGGGTATTACAATGGAAGACAGCGATGAAGTAATCGGAATGATTGCTATTAGTGATAAAGAGAACGAAACTGTATTGGTTGTTTCTGAAAACGGATACGGTAAGCGTACTGCTGTAGAAGACTACAGAATCACTAACAGAGGTGGTAAAGGTGTTATTACATTAAATATTACTGATAAGACAGGACAATTAATTGCAATAAATAACGTTACTAATGAACATGACCTTATGATTATTAACAAATCCGGGGTTGCAATTAGAATGAGCGTTGAAGAAATGCGTGTTATGGGTAGAAATACTCAGGGTGTTCGTCTGATCAACCTTAAAGGTAATGATGCAATTGCTGCGATTGCTAAAATCGAAGTAGACAAATCTGTAGAGGACGAAGAAGAATTGGAAGAAGGTGATGAAAACACTGTAATCCCAAATGCTTCGGATGATGCCGCTACCGGAGAATTATTTAAGGAAGACGGAACCGAAAATATTGAAGAATAA